The following are encoded together in the Pseudoalteromonas shioyasakiensis genome:
- a CDS encoding YfiR family protein, translating to MRLVSCILLALLVVFPAFAKSPDQVKSAFLYQIAKFTKFNGQVNPPPISFCFYDLDKGPGAFLKDRNELQINKKPINVILVKKTQQISELSQVCDITYIDETLENDILPLWTDTISLDTLTIGESISFLENGGIASLVQEGNKIRLYINKQHVLQHNFKVQSRLLAMAKFYPN from the coding sequence ATGAGATTAGTAAGTTGTATCTTATTAGCTTTGCTTGTTGTATTTCCCGCATTTGCCAAATCACCTGATCAAGTAAAATCGGCATTTTTGTATCAAATTGCTAAGTTCACTAAATTTAATGGCCAAGTGAACCCTCCCCCTATTTCATTTTGTTTTTATGACTTAGATAAAGGCCCTGGGGCGTTCCTTAAAGATAGAAATGAACTGCAAATTAACAAAAAACCAATTAACGTTATATTAGTGAAAAAAACCCAGCAAATTTCTGAACTTTCTCAAGTTTGTGATATCACATACATTGATGAAACATTAGAAAATGATATACTTCCACTTTGGACCGATACAATTTCATTGGATACTTTAACCATAGGTGAAAGTATCAGCTTTTTAGAAAATGGCGGTATAGCCTCTCTGGTTCAAGAAGGAAATAAAATCCGACTGTATATCAATAAGCAGCACGTATTGCAGCATAACTTTAAAGTGCAATCTCGATTGTTAGCTATGGCTAAGTTTTATCCAAATTGA